ATTAGCGCCTGTTTCAATTATAAATTTAATAGCTGCCCCATCTGTAGGAGTAGAACCACTATTTGAGATAGTTGTGCCGGCTAAAGTTTCGATTTGAGCTAAACTTGCGCCATTTGCATATAAATGTTCAATTGAGCTATTAACATTTACATCACTAACAACGGGCTGATCATTACTACCTGTCACTGTTAATGTTACTGTCTTAGGTTCACTTACTGAACTTGCAGTTCCTGAATCATCTGTTGCAATGTACTCGAAGGTTACAGTTGCCGTCTCTCCCTCTGCCAATGCATCGAAGTTACCATTTACAGTGTAGCTGCCATCTGCTGCTACAACTACTGCAAAATCTGTTACTGGTACTACTTCATTACTTGCCATTACTGTTGCAGTCCCTACTTGTTGGAAAGTATGAGTATCAGTAGTGTCAAGGTCTGTTGCTTCTAGTTGTCCTTCGTAGATTGCCTCTAGGCCGTTTGTTTCCGTAGCAGTTAGCGCAACATCAGAAACTATCGGCTGATCATTACTACCAGTCACTGTTAATGTTACTGTCTTAGGTTCACTTATTGCATTTTGAGCACCAGAGTTGTCAGTTGCTGTATAAGTAAAGATTACAGTTGCTGTCTCTCCATCTGCTAATTGATCAAAGTTTCCATCTATGGTGTACGAGCCATTAGCCGCTACTGTTACTGTAAGATCTGTCACCACGGCCATACTCTCACCATTAGTAACTACTGTTGCGGTCCCTGTTTGTTGGAAAGTATGAGTATCGGCAGCATCAAGGTCTGTTGCTTCTAATTGCCCTTCATAAATTCTCTCTAGAGAGTTTGTTTCTGTAGCAGTTGCCAACACATCCGTAATAATCGGGGTATTGTTAGTATCTATATTTAAGAGATAGTTGTCGTCGCGCGACTCTGTTGTCTCTTCTGCAAATGCCACATCTCGAAGATCTGCATTAATATCTGTAATTGCACCGTTTGCATCTAAGAAAACACTTTTCACGCCATCCGTTGAATCTACGATCTCTTCTTCACCGGCAGCAGTTTCCAAATCTTCTATATTGTCTATATCACCATTTTTCTCTAAGAGTGCTTGTATAGAATCTTTATTTGTAACAGTATCTTCATTGCTAAACTCTCTGTTTAAAAGAGAAGAGTCAAAAAGTTGCTTTTCTTTTCCTAAGACAACGATCTCTGAGCCGTCAGCTATTGAGACCGTTACATTTTCTGCAGGAGTATTATTAGCATCACCGATAATAATCTCACCCTCATAAACTTTCTCATTTTCCAAAGCTTTACGAAGAGAGTTATCTAACCCTCTTATATAAAAAACACCCTCAATCGCCGCGATTTTTCCGATAACTGCTTCCATCTATAGCTCCAAAATATAATTTATTTTGAAAATAGTATGATAAATTTTAAAAAAAGAATATTGTACCTCAGTACAACACGTTAATTATCTTATATTTTGATTGCTTTAGTACTGTATTATTATATGGAATCGTTTGTGGGTTGTAGCTACTCTAGTTATTTCAAATCATATGTGTCAGTACTAAAGACACAAAAAATATCTGTTGTAGCTCTTGCCCCGTTATAACTAGCCTTATGCTCTATATCGGCTTTTGAACAAAATGACTGGATCTTCTGTAAAGTATCGGGGTCACTTGAACTTAATCGTAAAATAGCATCCCCTTTATAGCCTATTTTACACTCTAACCCAGAAATATCCAACTCTATTGCATATTTAATCAGCAGTTTCATATCTTTTACAAACATAACTCACCCCCGATATTTTAAATTATTAATAGATTCTAAATTTTATAATGCCTTATATAATGAAAATATTCAATTCAGCTTAATAAGTATATCTTATTTTTTAAAGTTGGACTTAGAATAGTTAAAAAAGTGTTGATTTATTTAAATGAAGAGCTATATTTTTTGTGGTGGACAGGGAGGGATTTGAAAAAAGCTTACCCGTTTATTTTAATATTCTATGCAGTTAAAATATACGTTTTCTTCTTTTAGGCATTTAAGTTTATATGTTAAAAATGTACTTTCTTTTCTTATTTTTTTTCCATTTTTGTCTATATATGATCTACTGCTTTTTCCTTCTATACCTCTTGGGTGTTCTTTTAGAAAAAATGTTTTTTCTTCTGTTTTTAGTATTATATACGTGTGTGTTGGGTCTATTCTTTTGTAATCTATTCTGCATTTAAAGTCTGGTATTGCAACTGTTATTATTTTTTCTGCTTGTATTACGTTTGTAATTAATATTAGGAATATTATATATTTCATGTCACTTCTTTTTTTGAATTTGTTTAATGTCCTATCTCTGCAAGTTCTGCCATCATTAAATGATAAAACTTTTTTACTTTCGTGTGTGGTAATGTATCTATAGCTTTTATCATTTCTTTTTTTAAATATTCAGGATTATTTATATCTGGATATGTTTTAGTGCTTTCAAAATGTTCCATTACTACTTTATGAAGTTCTGGTCTATCTCTTTCCCAATTTTTTAAAGTTCCATTATCTATCTTTAATATTTCGCATATTTCTTTTTTAGTCATTAATATTTCCTGTTTTTTAATTATTTATACGAAAATATCGTATATTTTACTTTACTTTAAGAATAAATCTTATATATTTACAGAATATAAGAATATTTCCTATTTGCTGATTGGAATATTTCATATTAAAGGAGTGACACATGCAGACACAAAACAAGTTTATTGATTCAAATAGTATTCAGAATCAAAATTTATCTCATGTAGATAATTTTAGAAAATATGGTGCTGTCACTTCTTTGCTCAATAATAGCAAAAAATCACTTAATAATAAAAATACACAAATTAACGCTTTTGCTCTGATGTCCAATAAGTCGTTAAGAAATAGATACGCATTAACGGGGCTATAAACAGAAAGATATGTAAGACGTTCTTAGGGCTATGAGAAATCCCGTCAATGGCAAAGCAAAGCTCTCCCCGTCAGTCACTTCTCGGGGGTTAAAACAGAGTGATAAATTAGGTTTACAGAGCATAAAAGATTTATGTTTCATAAACTTAATTACGACAGTGGTTAAGTTAAAAAAATTCTTTCACTGAGGAGTGACAATGCAAGTAATTAAACACGGTTTTTCAATCAAGAGTGAGGTTTTGGAGATTTCTTCAATTAAGCCCGGCGGCAGCGGAACTATGAACGGAAACGATTATCCAGCCTCTACAAAGTTTAGAACTGTAAACATCATAGAAGAGCCATTTGAGGGAACTCAAAAAGAGATAGAAGAGATAGTTGAATATCAAGTTATCTGCTCTAGTAACAAAGAGGCGGAAGATGTAACAAATCTTCTAAGAAATTTAAGAGCAAAAAATCTTCCTGTTTTTGTAAATACTTCTATACCAAAGCTTTATAGCGGTAGTCAGATTTACACTGCAAAAAGTATAGATTTAGGTGTTGCTTTTATAGAGCTAAATCGTACACACGATAAGAAGAGTCAATCTTAAGCCACGATTTTTTTATAAAAAAAATGTGGGACAACTGAAAGGCGATAGGGAGGTTTAAAAATGCAAAAACTTTTAATAAAATCAATGCAAGACATTAACAATCAGATCAAAGAGCTTGATAAAGAGTTCGATTATCTTGTTATATCTGAATTAAGAAGAAAGCGTTTTTATATCTTCTCTACTTATAGACATCTTCATAATCTAGGTTATTTTACGGGGTCGCAAAAAGCGGTTAAGAGTATGCCCGAAATATACAGAAACATGGAGGTTTCACAATGAAGAAGAAAATTCTTTTAGGTCTTGGTTTTGTTGGTATGTTGGCTTCTCAAGCTCAAGCGGCTCTTACGGTTGCCCCTATCGATCTGACCGATTTTAACACTGTTGCAGGTGTTGTTGTTGTTGCTTTAGGTGCTTTTTATGCTGTTAAAGCTGGACTTAGACTTTTACGCTAATAATGCCTGAACTTCCTATCATTAATCTTGACGTAATAACCGCTACTTTTGGTGTTTTTTTAGTTGCTTTAGGTGCTATGTGGGGAGTCAATAAGGGCTTTATACTGCTCAAATCTCATTAACTCTTAGGAGTTTTTGGGATTACTAAAAAAGAGGAAAAAATGAAATATTTAATAAGCTTACTTTTCACAATAAATTTTTTAAATGCTTCTATGCTCTTGGACTCTAAAAATATCTGCATTGATGATTTTTACTATAAAACTAATCAGTTTCACTATTTAGACTCAAAAACGCAATCTTGGTATTCTTTTAATTCTAATACTTATAATTTATCTAAAACAATAATCCCTAATTTTATTTATGACTCTGCAACTGACAAATGCTCTCCCAATGAAGCTTATATTTTAGGTATGCAAGACACTGAATATAATTTTTTACTAGGAATTGTCGGTTTAATTCTCGGTGCTGTTTTTATGTTCTTCACTACTCAAATTTTTACAACTGTAGGCGGTCGCAGATGATTTACATAGAACTTACTGACATGATAATAATAAACTACTTTGCAAGTATTTTTATAAATCTCACTGCTGTCATAGCTCCGCTTTTTGGTGCTTTAGCTCTAACAAGGCATTAAAATGAAAAAATTATTAACTTTTTTATTATTTTTTAATATTAATTTATATGCTGAATATTGTTTTGAGGGTGAGGTTTTAATTCACTATGACACTTTTAATAGTGTCACTTCAACTCTCCCTTCTTCAGGCTCTCAGTATGTAACAACTAATTGTAATTATGTCTATTTTTGGAATTATGTTTGGAATGCTGAACGTCAAAGATATTTTTATACTAAAGAAACTTATAAAGCTACTTTTTCTTGCCCTACTGGCACTATATATCAGAACGGTGTTTGTGTTGATGAGCCTTCTTCTTGTCCTACTGGCTATATGTTTGACCCATATACTAAGACATGTATTTTTGATCCTGCTCTTGCTGACCATGATAGTGATGGCATTCCTAATAAGTGTGATCCCAATTATGTAGATTATTTAACTTCTGATTGTGATGGCGATGGCGTTCCCAATTCAACCGATCTTGATATTGATGGCGATGGTATTCCTAATATGAATGATACTAACCCTTTTGTGGCTGGAGCTAATGACTATGACGTTTCTTGTAAAGGTGTTGATAATTCTCAAACTAATTCTTTACCTTTTCCTTTTTCGACATATAAATATCATTCAAATCTTGAAGAATATAGATGTTCTAATCTTTTGCTTGTTTCTTATTATGATTCTGTAGTAAGTCTAAGTGATATTAATGCTCCTTATTGTGAATATAGTTATTGTTATGTTCACGAAGTACAAAATAATTGCTCTTTTGATTCATCTTGGTATCGTCCTGGCATAAATTGGGATTATATTCCTAATGTATCAGAGATTCAGTGTAATCTTCTTGTTGATGGCATTAAATATTCCACTAATTCTTTTGTCACTCCTGACATTCTAAAATGTTCTGATGTTGGTTTTTGTTATGTTAAGCGTATTGACCCAGAAGAGGACTCTTTACCTACTGAAACAAATTCAGAAAATAATGATGAGAGCATGGGAGAAGTTGATTTAAATTCTACAACTTCCGATTTAGCACCTCTTTTAAATGCTCAAAACACTACAAATAAACATCTTCAAGATCTAAAAGATAAAACAGATCATAGCAATAAGCGATTAGATGATCTAAAAGATTTATCTAGTAAGGCTCTTGATGTCAATAAAGATATAAAAAGCGGTATTGACGGTTTAAAATCTAATAGTGATATATCATTAAAAAATCAGTCTGACGGTTTATCTAAACTAGCTTCTATTAATTCCGCAATAGATGGAGCAAGTAAAAAAATTGGCACTATGTCCGACACTATTACAGGTAATCAGGTAATAGGTAATGGTGCTTTACATTCTATTGACGGAAAGATGTCTACTAATAATAATTTACTTACCGATATCAAAGATTCTCTTTCTGGTGATGGTTCTGCAATTGACACTTCTGCAAATGATGGTTTTTCTGATTTGCTTACTGGAGATAGTGATTTTCTTGATTTTGCAACTACTGAATTTTCAACTTTTAAAGACAATATAAATTCTAATTTTGCAGACATTGATAATCAATATAAAAATGCTAAATCTCTTTTTGAGAATCCTTTATCTTCTCCTAGTTTTGGTGGTTCTTATAATTCTTCTTGTTTTTCTTTTAACATGTTGGGTAAAAATGTTGTTCTTGATTTTTCATTTCTTGGTGCTATTTCTCCAGTTGTTTATTTTGTTTTAACTTTAACATTTATGATTTTGAATTTTCGTTTTCTTCTTAATCATCTTTTAAGAGGGGATAATTAATGTTTGAAACTATTGCTTCTATATTATTATTTGTTGGTCTAATAATAAAATTTATAAAAAATTTACTATTAAAATATGTTGCTTTTGGCGTTGTTCTTACTTTTCAGTTTAGTATAGCTGCCGCAACCATTGCATTTGTTTTATTATTTTATGGTTTTGTGATTACTTCATTGATCTCTTTATATAATTTTGGTTCAAGCATTGGTGATTATATTAATAGTTCTTCTTCTGCTCTTTCTTGTTTTATGGGTTTGCTTGAATTGCTTGGTATTTTGTCCGCTTGTAATCAAGGATACACTCTTTTTTTTGCTTCTGTATCTACTGTTTTGGTTTTTCGTTTAATGAGCTTTACTTTCTTTGCAATGCGTATGATTGCAAATGAATTGTTTAAACTTGGTGTACTTCTTGGTCAGGCTCTCTCATGATAACTTTTTTCGTAGGTGTCCCCGGGTCTGGTAAAACTTATTATGCTGTAGATAAAATCTATAATAATTTTTCATCTGATAAAGAAGCTAAAAAAGACAAAAAAGTTACTTATGAGATATGTTATACCAATATCAATGAGTTTAATTTTGATAAAGTGGAGAATGTTTATCCGCTTGATATAGATGATCTAAAAGAGAAACTTACTCAATTACATAAATTTTATAAAGAGAAAAAAGATGATGATTTTCTAGTAGAAAAATGTAAAGAGTATAATATATATAATGCTCTTTTTGTAATTGATGAAGCTCATAACATTTTTGATGTTAAAGACACGGTTCTTATATGGTGGCTCTCATATCATAGACATCTATTCCATGAGATCATTTTAATCACTCAAAATTTATCACTTGTAGAATCAAAATATAAAAGCTTCTCAGAGTTCTTTTATAAAGCTTTTCCACAATCGCTTACACTTATAAAAACTCATTTTAAATATAACGTTTATTGCAGTTCTAGAATGTCAATGAATTCTAAAACTGGTTCTATTAAAGTAAGACGAAATAAAAAAGTTTTTGAATTATATAAAAGTGGAGATAGTATAAACGCTCAAAATGTTATTTTAAAGTTTTTTTTTATTGCTCTTTTATTTTTTCTTTTAAGTGCTTATCTTCTTTATTGGATTAGTTCTTCTTATGCTCCTGATACTGTGACCGATCATCAAAACAATTCTGTTACTGATCTGCAAAACAAAACTGTGACCGAGCAGCATAACAATACTAACTATGCTCCAGTACAATCACAAATGACTATGGAGGATCTATCCAATTATAAATCTTCTCATTTTTTAGTATTAAGCTGTAATAGTTCTAACTGTTACAATGAAGATATTAATCTTCCTGTATCTCTTCTTACTCATTTTATTAAAAACAATGATCTATCTCTCTTATATACAAATAATATCAATAGCAACTATTTAAAAATATATCTCTCTGCTTCTGAATCTTTTTACAAGTTTCTTATCTCAAATAAAGGAAAAAATGAAGATGAAAAAAAACCTGTTACTAATAGTATGTTTAGCGGT
This Sulfurimonas crateris DNA region includes the following protein-coding sequences:
- a CDS encoding thrombospondin type 3 repeat-containing protein, whose product is MKKLLTFLLFFNINLYAEYCFEGEVLIHYDTFNSVTSTLPSSGSQYVTTNCNYVYFWNYVWNAERQRYFYTKETYKATFSCPTGTIYQNGVCVDEPSSCPTGYMFDPYTKTCIFDPALADHDSDGIPNKCDPNYVDYLTSDCDGDGVPNSTDLDIDGDGIPNMNDTNPFVAGANDYDVSCKGVDNSQTNSLPFPFSTYKYHSNLEEYRCSNLLLVSYYDSVVSLSDINAPYCEYSYCYVHEVQNNCSFDSSWYRPGINWDYIPNVSEIQCNLLVDGIKYSTNSFVTPDILKCSDVGFCYVKRIDPEEDSLPTETNSENNDESMGEVDLNSTTSDLAPLLNAQNTTNKHLQDLKDKTDHSNKRLDDLKDLSSKALDVNKDIKSGIDGLKSNSDISLKNQSDGLSKLASINSAIDGASKKIGTMSDTITGNQVIGNGALHSIDGKMSTNNNLLTDIKDSLSGDGSAIDTSANDGFSDLLTGDSDFLDFATTEFSTFKDNINSNFADIDNQYKNAKSLFENPLSSPSFGGSYNSSCFSFNMLGKNVVLDFSFLGAISPVVYFVLTLTFMILNFRFLLNHLLRGDN
- a CDS encoding zonular occludens toxin domain-containing protein, with translation MITFFVGVPGSGKTYYAVDKIYNNFSSDKEAKKDKKVTYEICYTNINEFNFDKVENVYPLDIDDLKEKLTQLHKFYKEKKDDDFLVEKCKEYNIYNALFVIDEAHNIFDVKDTVLIWWLSYHRHLFHEIILITQNLSLVESKYKSFSEFFYKAFPQSLTLIKTHFKYNVYCSSRMSMNSKTGSIKVRRNKKVFELYKSGDSINAQNVILKFFFIALLFFLLSAYLLYWISSSYAPDTVTDHQNNSVTDLQNKTVTEQHNNTNYAPVQSQMTMEDLSNYKSSHFLVLSCNSSNCYNEDINLPVSLLTHFIKNNDLSLLYTNNINSNYLKIYLSASESFYKFLISNKGKNEDEKKPVTNSMFSGISSPVPQSR
- a CDS encoding VCBS domain-containing protein; the encoded protein is MEAVIGKIAAIEGVFYIRGLDNSLRKALENEKVYEGEIIIGDANNTPAENVTVSIADGSEIVVLGKEKQLFDSSLLNREFSNEDTVTNKDSIQALLEKNGDIDNIEDLETAAGEEEIVDSTDGVKSVFLDANGAITDINADLRDVAFAEETTESRDDNYLLNIDTNNTPIITDVLATATETNSLERIYEGQLEATDLDAADTHTFQQTGTATVVTNGESMAVVTDLTVTVAANGSYTIDGNFDQLADGETATVIFTYTATDNSGAQNAISEPKTVTLTVTGSNDQPIVSDVALTATETNGLEAIYEGQLEATDLDTTDTHTFQQVGTATVMASNEVVPVTDFAVVVAADGSYTVNGNFDALAEGETATVTFEYIATDDSGTASSVSEPKTVTLTVTGSNDQPVVSDVNVNSSIEHLYANGASLAQIETLAGTTISNSGSTPTDGAAIKFIIETGANETVSFNWDFFDAEEASSQPMINFNDFSFVVIDGVLMTLEDAVAQDVNGNTVLSHTFATAGNHTITFGVMNSTDTAYSSALDIQHISGGVIVDIQTVGNVISAQNNIYETNGLEAIYTGQLVLTADIDTTDTHTFQVDANSITATLNGEEVTIPGLTVNITNADTGAYEVIGNFDQLAEGETATVTFEYTATDDSGAPNAISEPKTVTLTVTGTNDTPTFSTGAGADEGSVTEDATNPTLSTTGTLVVSDEDD